In Collimonas arenae, a single genomic region encodes these proteins:
- a CDS encoding AraC family transcriptional regulator → MNTLASGFVSSAYVRVLFEYLKIRGIDASALLGLAEPEPVDHMLSRYPMQRWVSFLQTAAAHLEDPLLGLKLGQTVRAAHFGVLGYIFASCLNRGLALLRLQTYERLLLDVDGYPMQTLVDGSHLILRWSGESSHDHGRLNHEFGLAAMCNISREISDGPPLAKEVCFVNSEPPDTRPYTDFFGCDVLFNQPATTLRILIEDLNCPLRRPDPRLIYILEKQAEGFLAQLPKESEFVMHVRRCIANLIHSGEPGLEQVASVLSITPRTLRRRLHEYGTTFRELLDDIRRHMAEQYLRDPNLQLADVAQLLGYSEQSAFQRAFQRWTGTTPKTFQEKT, encoded by the coding sequence TTGAATACGTTAGCAAGCGGATTTGTTTCCAGCGCTTATGTCCGGGTTCTATTTGAATATTTAAAAATCCGAGGAATTGATGCTTCAGCGCTACTTGGCTTGGCTGAACCAGAACCAGTTGACCACATGCTTTCGCGTTACCCCATGCAACGCTGGGTCTCTTTTTTGCAAACTGCAGCAGCTCACCTGGAAGATCCGCTGCTAGGCCTGAAGCTAGGGCAGACAGTCAGGGCGGCCCATTTTGGCGTGCTTGGCTATATCTTTGCTTCCTGCTTAAACCGAGGGTTGGCATTGTTGCGCCTACAGACATACGAACGTCTGCTACTTGACGTGGACGGATATCCGATGCAAACCCTGGTCGATGGCTCCCATCTGATACTTAGATGGTCCGGAGAGAGTTCACATGATCACGGCAGGCTCAACCATGAATTTGGGCTTGCTGCGATGTGTAATATTTCTCGTGAAATATCCGATGGGCCTCCGCTTGCAAAAGAAGTCTGCTTTGTCAATTCGGAGCCGCCTGATACTCGCCCCTATACCGATTTTTTCGGGTGTGATGTCTTGTTTAACCAGCCCGCGACGACCTTGCGAATATTGATTGAAGATTTGAATTGCCCCCTGCGTCGGCCTGATCCAAGATTGATCTATATCCTGGAAAAGCAGGCAGAGGGGTTTCTGGCGCAACTACCCAAGGAAAGCGAATTTGTGATGCATGTCCGGCGCTGCATAGCAAATCTGATTCACAGTGGCGAGCCAGGGCTTGAGCAGGTCGCGAGCGTACTTTCCATCACGCCTCGGACTTTACGGCGCCGCCTTCATGAATATGGAACCACCTTTCGTGAACTGCTTGACGATATTCGTAGGCATATGGCGGAACAGTATCTGCGCGACCCAAACCTGCAACTGGCTGACGTAGCGCAATTGCTGGGGTATTCGGAGCAAAGCGCATTCCAGCGAGCATTCCAGCGTTGGACGGGGACCACACCAAAGACATTTCAAGAGAAAACGTGA